The Chitinophaga sp. H8 region CTACCGTGCTGATCATGGGGTTAACGGGAGTAATCAGGTTATCGCGGAAATCTACAACACAGCAGAAAATGATCGCATCCACAGCAGAAATAGGGCCGGCAGTGCGCAGGGCACAATTGATACTTCCCGGTGGCGCTATTCTGCCTTTGGTGCCTTCGCGGGATAGTGCTTTTAACCGCGGGGGGGCGAACGTTAAAGTTTCCGGCGATGCTATGAGTTACCTGGGGCAAACAGACCTGGAAAAGGTGATTCAAAAAGTGTTCACGCCTAATGGAACGACGTTTAAAATGGCGTTGAGCGATGGCACGCAGGTTTGGTTAAATGCAGGTTCCTGGGTAAAGTTCCCGGCGAAGTTTTCGAAGTCACAGCGGCTTGTTGAGGTGAGTGGAGAGGTCTATTTTGAGGTAGCCTCTGAGCCGGGCAGGCCGTTTGTGGTAACAGCCGGGGGGACGCAGGTTCAGGTGCTGGGCACGGCATTTAACCTTCGGGCTTACGCTCCGCAGTCACTGGTGACCACAACACTTCTTCGGGGGGCGGTGCAGGTCGGTCCTTTGGCAGGTAAGCAATTTATCCGCCTTTCCGCCGGGGAGCAGGCTGTTAGTTCAGGGGAACAAGTACCGCAAAAGCTTACCCTTGATGCAGGTGAATTAAGGCAGGTAAGCGGATGGAGATCACAGCGCTTTATATTTAAAGGGACTAAAGTCAGGGAAGTTTTAGAAGAGATCGCGCGGTGGTATGATGTAGAGGTAGTCTATGAGCAGGGTTTCAATGGTGAGGAACGCTACCACGGGGAAATCAGCCGGGAGGTGTCCTTAAATAAGTTGTGTTCCATGTTAGAAACTACCGGGGCGGCACATTTGCAGATTCAGGGCCGTAAACTGCTGGCAGGGCCGGTATCTACTCAGAGATAAATACAACAGCACAGCCAATTTCAAGTCTTGCGGTAAATCCGCAAATCAGAAACATTACGTATGCACAAAAAAATCACGAAAAGTTCGGGACAGGGGCTGCTATGCCTATTTTTAAGCAAAACCATCATCGTATTAGCGTTATTGGTTTTATCATTCCATAGGGGCCAGGGACAATCCCCTACAGTGTTCACCATCCATGTCCAGGCTGTCCGACTGGAAAAGGTGTTTGAATTGATCGAGCAGCAGAGCAGTTACCGGGTGATGTACCTGGAAAAGCACCTCAATAATTTGGGACTGGTCACCCTAAAGTTAAAGGATGCGACATTGGTGCAGGTTTTGGACAAGGCATTGAAAGACCAGCCAATTACCTATACTATTGAAGAGCAGTCTATATTAATCCGGCCTTTTACGCCATCTATAAAAACCTCCGGTGAAGAAAATCCCGGCAAGGATACCTCCGTGGTATCTGGCCGGGTGACTTCAACGGAAGGGATGCCGCTGGTGGGGGCAACGTTAAAGGTCGAAGGCACTTTAATTGGGGCTACTACGGATGAAAAGGGACAATTTAAAATTATAAGCGGCAGTGTTCTTAATGGTTATTTATTGGTATCCTATGTGGGTTTTCACCCGCTAAGGATTAAGCTGCCGCTTTCTGGCAAGAAAGAGATAGACCTTGTACTCCGTGCGGGTGAAACTGCCTTGCGTTCTGTGGATGTCGTATCTAACGGATACCAGAAAATACCTGTGGAAAGGTCTACAGGCAGTTTTGTTGTGGTGGGGGAAAAATTGTTTAACAGGAATACGGGCAGCACCGTAGTGGAACATCTTGACGGGATCGTAAACGCGCTTCAGATGGATCAAAGGAATGGGGCCACTACCCTTCGGGTTAGGGGGCTAAGTACTTTGAATAGTGGGCTTACCTCACCACTGGTGATATTAGATCACTTTCCCTATTCAGGGGATATTGCGGATATTAATCCAAATGACATACAGGATGTCAGCGTGTTACGCGATGCGGCTGCAACCAGCATTTGGGGGGCAAGGGCAGGAAATGGCGTGATTGTGATCTCGACAAAAAAAGGGAGGTACAATCAGCCCCTTAAAACCTCTTTCAACAGCAATCTGAGCTTGCAGCAAAAACCAGATTTATTTTACTATCCGCAGATGGCTTCCACGGATTTCATTAACGTGGAACAGTACCTGTTCGGGCAGGGCTTTTACGAAAATGACCTCAGCAACGGTACCGACCGTCCGCTGGTATCCCCGGTCATTGAAATTTTGCAACAACAGGCCGAAGGTAAGCTGGATGCGGCGCAGGCCAAAGCCCAAATTGACAAATTGCGCGGCTATGATTCCAGGCAGGATTTTAAAAAATATATTTATCAAAATGCCTTTAAACAGCAGTATGCCATTAACCTTAATGGTGGTGGGGAAAGGTTAAATTATTTATTCTCGGCAGGATATGACCGCAACACTTCTAATCTGGTGGGCAACAATACCCAACGCTATACCCTTCGGTCAATAAATACGTACATGCCGGTAAAAAACCTGGAGTTTGAGGCCGGGGTTACCTATACGCAGAATGCTTCGGACCAAAACAACATCTTTAATTATCCATTCAGCAGTGTTGGTGGCGGAAAATCAGGTTTACCACCCTACGTGCGCCTGGCGGATGATCAGGGGCGTGCGCTGGCGGTTCCCAAAAACTATAGAAGTGCTTTTACCGATACAGCCGGAGGGGGCAAGTTATTAAGCTGGAATTATGTTCCCCTTCAGGAAATCAGAGAAGCTGATAACCATATTAGTTCGCAGGACCTGCTCCTAAATTTGGGAGCCAAATATCAATACAGACCTTTTTTATCGCTGGAAATAAAATACCAGTACGAGCATCAAGGCATCAACAACAGGAACTATAATAACCCTCAAACCTATTTCTCGCGTAACCTGATCAACAGGTATACGCAGATGGATGGCTCAGATTTAAGTTACATGGTTCCAAACGGTGGGATTTTGATTTTGAGTGACGGGGAAATGAACAGTCAGAAATTACGGGGGCAGATGAATTTCAATCAAACCTGGAAGGGCGTGCATACCATTGCTGCCCTTGCTGGTGCAGAACTCAATGAAGTCCATACAACAGGGCATACGGGTGCCACTTATGGATATAGCGGGGATAACCTGACCTTCAGCAATGTTGACCTGGTACATCCCTATCCCATATGGGCAGGGCTTGACGGCGACCAGCAGATCCCGACATTCAACAGCTTTAGCGATGTGTTGAACCGTTTTGTATCGGTCTACGGCAACATCTCCTATAGCTATGCTGACCGGTATACATTAACTGCAAGTGTGCGGAAGGATGCGTCGAATTTGTTTGGGGTGAAGACCAACCAAAAGGGTGTCCCTTTATGGTCAGCGGGGGCGGCATGGAACGTGAGCAAGGAAGAATTTTATCATGTTGAAGCATTGCCGGTATTGCGTTTAAGGGGAACCTATGGTTTTCAGGGCAATGTGAATAATAACGCTACTGCCTATACCACTATACAATATTTTTCAGGCATAGACTTTACACATTTGAATTACGCGCCGATCAATACGCCTCCCAACCCTTCGTTGCGATGGGAAAAAGTAAGTCAGTTGAATTTGGGCCTTGACTTTTCCGGCAAAGGGGGAATAGTCTCTGGAAGCGTGGAGTATTACCGTAAAAAGAGCAAAGATATTCTCAGTTATATTCCCATTGATCCTACGACGGGCTTTGGACTTACCTTATTAAATACAGCAAGGTTAAAGGCCGCGGGCGTGGATGTGCAGCTGACGAGCAAAAATCTCCAATTTTCAAAACTCAAATGGGAAACCAGTTATTTGTTCAGTTATGTTCAAAATACCGTCACAGAGTATTACAACCAGCTACCCAATGCGAGTGAATATGTTGGGGATGGACTGAGGTTAAATCCGGTACCCGGCAAGGCACCCTATGCGATCTATAGTTACCGGTGGGCGGGGCTTGATCCTAAAACAGGTGATCCGCAAGGTTACCTCAATGGTGAGGTGAGTAAAGATTACAGTTCAATTTTAAATGATTCCATTGCACATGCAAAATACCACGGGTCAGCCGTTCCGCTTTATTTTGGAGCTTTACGCAACACCTTTAGCTTTCAAAACTGGTCGCTTTCGGTGAACATCAAATATGAGTTTGATTTTTATTTCCGTAAAAGTACGATCAGTTACAGCCGCTTGTTTAACCAATGGGTCGGACATAGTGATTACAGTGCCCGCTGGCAGAACCCCGGTGATGAGAAGCATACAAGTGTCCCTTCGATGAATTACCCGGCGGATGCCAACCGGGACGCATTTTATGCAGGCTCAGAGGCTACGGTATACAAAGGGGATAACATCAGGCTTCAGGACATCCGCTTGGCTTACGACTGGAACATTAAAAGAGAAAGAGGGGCTTTCACGCGGTTGAACATCTATGCTTATGTAAGTAACCTGGGGATACTGTGGAAGGCCAACAAAGCGGGAATAGACCCGGATTATGCCACCTCCGTGTATCCACCTGCAAAGTCCTTTACCATCGGGCTGAGCGGAACTTTTTAAGCCAATAAAAACACATTTATGCAAACAACGAAATGTAACTATATAACGCTTTATTTCTTAGTCCTGCTTCCTTTATTACTGGGTTTGTCTGCCTGTAAGAAATACCTGGAAGCACCGTCTGATAAGTCGCTGGTTGTGCCTACCACATTGGATGATATGCAGGCGATGCTGGATTATAACAGTATTCTCAATACAATTGAACCTGTGATGTCTGAGGTGGCCTCTGATAATTATTATTTAAAGGCGGCCAATTATAGCAATTTAAACATCAACGTGAGGAACAACTATGCCTGGGCGCCAAAAGCGGAATATTTATATGATTGGACTGGGGCCTACACGGTTGTACTTTATGGAAATGTAATCCTGGATAATATTGACCGTATACAGAAAGACGCGGCAAATACGACCCGTTGGAACACGATCAAGGGGAGTGCTTTATTCTTCAGGGCACATGCTTTTTACAATGTTGCCGGGCAATTTTGCAAAGCTTACACCCCTACAACTGCCGCTGAGGACTTAGGTATTGTACTCCGGTTAAGCTCAGATGTAAATGCGCCATCGGTGCGCTCGTCGATGGCGGAGAGTTATGCACGGATCATCGAAGATTTAAAACAAGCGGCCAGTTTGTTACCACTTACCACGGCTTATCTGACCAGACCGGATAAAGCTGCGGCATATGGCGATTTGGCCAGAACATATCTGGTCATGGGGGATTATCAGAGTGCCTTGTTGTATGCAGATTCCTGCTTAATGCTGCATCCTGCGGTTTTAGATTTCAACGACTTAAATCCTGCGCTGGCAGGGCCTGTTCCCTCTTTTAATGCGGAGGTGATCTTTCATACCACCACAGGAGGGGTTACCGCCCTGGCACAAAATGCGGCAAGGGTTGATTCAGTGCTTTATGATTCCTATGAGGAAAATGATCTCAGGAAAAGCATCTTCTTTAAGACCAACAGTGATGGAACACACGCCTTTAAGGGGACTTTTGACGGAACTTTTACGCCAGGAAAAAGCGCTTGTTTTACCGGCCTAACTTCCGGGGAAATGCTGCTTGTTAAATCGGAATGCCTGGCCAGGCTCGGTCAGGGTGATCAGGCACTAAGTACCCTTAAAACCCTAATGGATCTAAGGTTCAAGCGGGGAACCTATACCACTCCTGTGGTTAGCAGCGCAGATGATGCTTTACTGCTGATACTAAATGAGCGCCGTAAGGAACTGATATTCCGTAGCCGAAGATGGCAGGATTTAAAAAGGTTAAATAAAGAAGCGCGGTTTGCCACCACGTTGACCAGGGTAATCGGTGACCAGGTGTATACCCTGGCACCAAATGATTCACGGTATGCAATGCTGATCCCATCCTCAGTGATAGGGTTATCTCAAATACCACAAAATAGTAGACCATGAAGAAATTGAAAAGCCTGTTTAGCATGGTTTTAGTTTTCTGCTGTTGGTTCAGCGGATTCGCGCAGGGGCTAAAAGTCGGGGACAAAATGCCGGAAGTGACGATCAATAATGTATATAATTATATCAAACCAGAAATTCAATGGAGCGATTTTAAAGGAAAGGTGGTTATTTTAGACTTTTGGTCCAGGGGCTGTAAAGCCTGTGTTGAAGCTTTTCCAAAGGTCGAGGCGCTACAAAGGAAATTTGGTGATAAAATTCAAATTCTGGTGGTGAGTTCAGATGATAAAGCCACGCTGGACAAATACTTATCCAGTTTCACTAAAACAAAGGTGAGTATGCCCAATGTACCTTCGGTCACCTCGGATACCCTGCTGGGGCAGTTGTTTCCGCATATATTCGTTCCACACCACGTATGGATCGATAAAGACGGGGTTGTACAGGCGATCACTGACGGCTATAATACTAACGAAGAAAGTATCTCAAAACTGCTCAATGGCCTTACTGTGAGTTCCGAAAACAAGAAAGATATTCCTTTAGATTACTTCCAGACCCATACGCTTTGGGACATTGTTAAATTAGACAGTGCAGCGGCGGTCACGTATAGTTTTCTTTTCACCAGGTTTCTAAAAAGTAATACCACGAAAGGAACTGATCTGGAGGTTTTCGATTCTAGCCGTGGTCAAATCAGGACGGACTATATCAATGGTAATGTATTGAATCTTTATTTAAAGGCATTCAATGGTTATCGAAACGGACGAGAAATGCTTGCCATTAATCGGGTGATTTGGGAAATTAAGGACAGTAGTTGTATTGCTGCGCCTTCTGATCACCAACTGGCAGATCAGTGGAAAGCCAAATACCAATTCAATTATGAGCAGATTGTTCCGTTTTCAGAAGAGGCAAACCGCTTTGAGTTGATGAAGCGCAATTTAAACAGTTACTTTGGTAAAGTGTTGGGCATTGGCGGGCAGATAGAACAGCGAAGTGTACAATGTTTGGTTTTGAAAACAAAGGGGAAATTTAAGCAAAGCCCGCATTCTGATCCTACTGCAGAAGGTCATTATAGAAATGTTCCTTTTCCACTTGTATTAATGGGCATTAAGTCAGAGTTCAACAAAGATGCCCGCCCATTTATAGACGAAACAGGGATCACAGGTAATGTAGATATGGATGTATTTGAAGATTATAGCAGGATAAAAAACCAGCCTTCGGCAGAGAAACTGAAAGTATACAATCAGCATCTGGCCAGATATAATTTGAGAATAATTCAAGAGACAAGAAGGTTGGATATGCTGGTAATGAAAGAGGTTTCCATGCAGGAGCAATAAAACTTTTATGGTTGAGTTGAAACAATGGTTTATACAAACCCCTTATCGCTTGATAAGGGGTTTTTCATTTAACGTATTGCGGATCAGGTTTAAGGGTTTACTGCTAAAGCTCTTGGCTGATCTGCTCCGCCACTATTTACGGTAACGATTTGTGCCTGCAATGGGGCATCAGCAGCAAAGGCAGTGGCATCCGGATGGTTTGCTGCGCCGGTAGTGGCATTGATGGCACACAAAGCCCCAGTGCCTGGGCAGCTTGGCGTTCCACTGAACAGGTCATAACTGGCTACATTGTTTACCGGTCCACCATTATAGGTATACCAGGAGGTGGCAAAGCGTTTTCCGGCGTTTGGATTAGATTTTTTGCTGGCGTAGGCCCCTGCTACAGCGATCATGATCACCATAACGGTGATGAAACTTCTCAAAGTTTTCATAGTCTTAAAGTTTAAGTTAAAAAATAAATTAATCTCTGAGGGCTGTTGTCTTTTACAGGTTGCATCCCTCTACCACCTTCGCGGCGGTACCCTGTTAATACGCGCATATTAATATTTTAGGCTGCTTTAAGCCGTACTATGATGAACGCTGGTTTGATGACCTGTTTCCTTTGCTGAAGAGGATTTAAAGAAACAGGCGCCCAGTATCGCCATAAGCAGAAAGACAACATTAATGGCCAAATGCTGCGGCCAGGTAAATTTTTCATGGATAGCTGAGCAGCTACATGGCAGGCGGCCATAAAAGTGGAAAGTGACCAGCGCAACATAAATGGTAAAGACCAGCATTAACCCGGCTGATAGGATCAGGCCCAGGCGTCTGGTGCCGTGCAAAAGCAAAAAACCACAGATGAGCAGTTCAACCAGCGGTATTCCAAAGCTCAACAGCGTAGTATACCGGTTATCGAATGGTTGGTTGTTGATCTTAATTG contains the following coding sequences:
- a CDS encoding FecR family protein — its product is MSDQFDFGALADALVRDLEGVASGQDHLMIEKWLHLDPNNKKLYLELKAKKDATAIFQSIAGFQTEAALSRVHQKTALIRRNKVRRIIAYSTAVAAATVLIMGLTGVIRLSRKSTTQQKMIASTAEIGPAVRRAQLILPGGAILPLVPSRDSAFNRGGANVKVSGDAMSYLGQTDLEKVIQKVFTPNGTTFKMALSDGTQVWLNAGSWVKFPAKFSKSQRLVEVSGEVYFEVASEPGRPFVVTAGGTQVQVLGTAFNLRAYAPQSLVTTTLLRGAVQVGPLAGKQFIRLSAGEQAVSSGEQVPQKLTLDAGELRQVSGWRSQRFIFKGTKVREVLEEIARWYDVEVVYEQGFNGEERYHGEISREVSLNKLCSMLETTGAAHLQIQGRKLLAGPVSTQR
- a CDS encoding SusC/RagA family TonB-linked outer membrane protein — protein: MFTIHVQAVRLEKVFELIEQQSSYRVMYLEKHLNNLGLVTLKLKDATLVQVLDKALKDQPITYTIEEQSILIRPFTPSIKTSGEENPGKDTSVVSGRVTSTEGMPLVGATLKVEGTLIGATTDEKGQFKIISGSVLNGYLLVSYVGFHPLRIKLPLSGKKEIDLVLRAGETALRSVDVVSNGYQKIPVERSTGSFVVVGEKLFNRNTGSTVVEHLDGIVNALQMDQRNGATTLRVRGLSTLNSGLTSPLVILDHFPYSGDIADINPNDIQDVSVLRDAAATSIWGARAGNGVIVISTKKGRYNQPLKTSFNSNLSLQQKPDLFYYPQMASTDFINVEQYLFGQGFYENDLSNGTDRPLVSPVIEILQQQAEGKLDAAQAKAQIDKLRGYDSRQDFKKYIYQNAFKQQYAINLNGGGERLNYLFSAGYDRNTSNLVGNNTQRYTLRSINTYMPVKNLEFEAGVTYTQNASDQNNIFNYPFSSVGGGKSGLPPYVRLADDQGRALAVPKNYRSAFTDTAGGGKLLSWNYVPLQEIREADNHISSQDLLLNLGAKYQYRPFLSLEIKYQYEHQGINNRNYNNPQTYFSRNLINRYTQMDGSDLSYMVPNGGILILSDGEMNSQKLRGQMNFNQTWKGVHTIAALAGAELNEVHTTGHTGATYGYSGDNLTFSNVDLVHPYPIWAGLDGDQQIPTFNSFSDVLNRFVSVYGNISYSYADRYTLTASVRKDASNLFGVKTNQKGVPLWSAGAAWNVSKEEFYHVEALPVLRLRGTYGFQGNVNNNATAYTTIQYFSGIDFTHLNYAPINTPPNPSLRWEKVSQLNLGLDFSGKGGIVSGSVEYYRKKSKDILSYIPIDPTTGFGLTLLNTARLKAAGVDVQLTSKNLQFSKLKWETSYLFSYVQNTVTEYYNQLPNASEYVGDGLRLNPVPGKAPYAIYSYRWAGLDPKTGDPQGYLNGEVSKDYSSILNDSIAHAKYHGSAVPLYFGALRNTFSFQNWSLSVNIKYEFDFYFRKSTISYSRLFNQWVGHSDYSARWQNPGDEKHTSVPSMNYPADANRDAFYAGSEATVYKGDNIRLQDIRLAYDWNIKRERGAFTRLNIYAYVSNLGILWKANKAGIDPDYATSVYPPAKSFTIGLSGTF
- a CDS encoding RagB/SusD family nutrient uptake outer membrane protein — its product is MQTTKCNYITLYFLVLLPLLLGLSACKKYLEAPSDKSLVVPTTLDDMQAMLDYNSILNTIEPVMSEVASDNYYLKAANYSNLNINVRNNYAWAPKAEYLYDWTGAYTVVLYGNVILDNIDRIQKDAANTTRWNTIKGSALFFRAHAFYNVAGQFCKAYTPTTAAEDLGIVLRLSSDVNAPSVRSSMAESYARIIEDLKQAASLLPLTTAYLTRPDKAAAYGDLARTYLVMGDYQSALLYADSCLMLHPAVLDFNDLNPALAGPVPSFNAEVIFHTTTGGVTALAQNAARVDSVLYDSYEENDLRKSIFFKTNSDGTHAFKGTFDGTFTPGKSACFTGLTSGEMLLVKSECLARLGQGDQALSTLKTLMDLRFKRGTYTTPVVSSADDALLLILNERRKELIFRSRRWQDLKRLNKEARFATTLTRVIGDQVYTLAPNDSRYAMLIPSSVIGLSQIPQNSRP
- a CDS encoding TlpA family protein disulfide reductase; the encoded protein is MKKLKSLFSMVLVFCCWFSGFAQGLKVGDKMPEVTINNVYNYIKPEIQWSDFKGKVVILDFWSRGCKACVEAFPKVEALQRKFGDKIQILVVSSDDKATLDKYLSSFTKTKVSMPNVPSVTSDTLLGQLFPHIFVPHHVWIDKDGVVQAITDGYNTNEESISKLLNGLTVSSENKKDIPLDYFQTHTLWDIVKLDSAAAVTYSFLFTRFLKSNTTKGTDLEVFDSSRGQIRTDYINGNVLNLYLKAFNGYRNGREMLAINRVIWEIKDSSCIAAPSDHQLADQWKAKYQFNYEQIVPFSEEANRFELMKRNLNSYFGKVLGIGGQIEQRSVQCLVLKTKGKFKQSPHSDPTAEGHYRNVPFPLVLMGIKSEFNKDARPFIDETGITGNVDMDVFEDYSRIKNQPSAEKLKVYNQHLARYNLRIIQETRRLDMLVMKEVSMQEQ
- a CDS encoding MauE/DoxX family redox-associated membrane protein; the protein is MKNKTLFVETAWRLLLMLFLYTALDKLFNFADFTIKINNQPFDNRYTTLLSFGIPLVELLICGFLLLHGTRRLGLILSAGLMLVFTIYVALVTFHFYGRLPCSCSAIHEKFTWPQHLAINVVFLLMAILGACFFKSSSAKETGHQTSVHHSTA